A window of the Labeo rohita strain BAU-BD-2019 chromosome 1, IGBB_LRoh.1.0, whole genome shotgun sequence genome harbors these coding sequences:
- the map2k7 gene encoding dual specificity mitogen-activated protein kinase kinase 7 isoform X2 produces MSSLEQRLSRIEEKLKQENKEARKRIDLNIDMSPQRSRPRPTLQLPLANDGGSRSSSSESSPQHPSYPSRPRQMLTLPTPPYSLQKSLENAEIDQKLQEIMKQTGYLKIDGQRYPAEVTDLISEGEIGSGTCGQVFKVRFKKTGHVIAVKQMRRTGNKDENKRILMDLDVVLKSHDCPYIIQCYGAIVTNTDVFIAMELMGTCAEKLKKRIQGPIPEAILGKMTVAIVKALLYLKEKHGVIHRDVKPSNILLDAKGQIKLCDFGISGRLVDSKAKTRSAGCAAYMAPERIDPPDPSKPDYDIRADVWSLGISLVELATGQFPYKNCKTDFEVLTKVLQEDPPVLPLSMGFSPDFQSFVKDCLTKDHRKRPKYHKLLEHSFIRRYEVSEVDVAGWFQTVMERTESPRSSQCFSHHQLHSLFSR; encoded by the exons ATGTCGTCGCTGGAGCAGAGACTCTCCCGAATCGAGGAGAAACTCAAGCAGGAAAATAAAGAAGCTCGCAAACGAATCGACCTGAACATCGACATGAGCCCGCAGCGGTCGCGTCCGAGGCCaa CTCTACAGTTACCATTGGCCAACGATGGAGGAAGTCGCTCGTCCTCCTCAGAAAGCTCTCCTCAACACCCCTCGTACCCCAGCAGACCCCGACAAATGCTTACGCTTCCCACCCCACCTTACAGCCTACAGAAAAGCCTAGAGAA tgctgaaattgatcaaaagctgCAGGAAATTATGAAACAAACAGGATATTTAAAGATTGACGGACAG CGTTACCCTGCAGAGGTGACGGATCTGATCAGCGAGGGAGAGATTGGCAGTGGAACCTGTGGGCAGGTGTTTAAAGTTCGCTTTAAGAAGACTGGCCATGTCATCGCAGTTAAG CAAATGAGGAGGACGGGTAATAAAGATGAGAACAAGAGAATCCTCATGGATCTGGATGTTGTATTGAAGAGTCACGACTGTCCGTACATCATTCAGTGCTACGGAGCAATAGTCACCAAT ACGGATGTGTTCATTGCCATGGAACTAATGGGGACGTGTGCAGAGAAGCTGAAGAAGCGGATCCAGGGGCCCATACCGGAGGCCATTCTGGGAAAGATGACTGTGGCC ATTGTAAAGGCTCTGCTTTATCTAAAAGAGAAACATGGTGTCATTCACCGAGACGTGAAGCCATCTAATATCCTGTTGGACGCCAAAGGGCAGATCAAACTGTGTGATTTTGGCATTAGTGGCCGACTGGTAGATTCTAAGGCCAAGACTCGCAGCGCCGGCTGTGCTGCGTACATGGCG cctGAGAGAATAGACCCTCCAGACCCCAGTAAGCCAGACTATGACATCAGAGCTGACGTCTGGAGTCTTGGCATTTCTCTG GTGGAGCTAGCCACGGGACAGTTTCCTTACAAGAACTGCAAGACAGACTTTGAGGTTCTCACCAAAGTTCTGCAAGAGGACCCGCCGGTCCTTCCTCTCAGCATGGGCTTTTCCCCTGACTTTCAGTCCTTCGTCAAAGACTG CCTCACAAAGGATCACAGAAAAAGGCCAAAATACCACAAGCTGCTT GAACACAGTTTCATCCGTCGTTACGAGGTGTCAGAAGTAGACGTGGCGGGTTGGTTCCAGACGGTGATGGAGCGCACAGAGTCTCCTCGCAGCAGTCAGTGCTTCAGCCATCACCAGCTCCACTCTCTCTTCAGCAGGTAG
- the map2k7 gene encoding dual specificity mitogen-activated protein kinase kinase 7 isoform X1: MSSLEQRLSRIEEKLKQENKEARKRIDLNIDMSPQRSRPRPIIVIQLSPAPAPSQRAALQLPLANDGGSRSSSSESSPQHPSYPSRPRQMLTLPTPPYSLQKSLENAEIDQKLQEIMKQTGYLKIDGQRYPAEVTDLISEGEIGSGTCGQVFKVRFKKTGHVIAVKQMRRTGNKDENKRILMDLDVVLKSHDCPYIIQCYGAIVTNTDVFIAMELMGTCAEKLKKRIQGPIPEAILGKMTVAIVKALLYLKEKHGVIHRDVKPSNILLDAKGQIKLCDFGISGRLVDSKAKTRSAGCAAYMAPERIDPPDPSKPDYDIRADVWSLGISLVELATGQFPYKNCKTDFEVLTKVLQEDPPVLPLSMGFSPDFQSFVKDCLTKDHRKRPKYHKLLEHSFIRRYEVSEVDVAGWFQTVMERTESPRSSQCFSHHQLHSLFSR, encoded by the exons ATGTCGTCGCTGGAGCAGAGACTCTCCCGAATCGAGGAGAAACTCAAGCAGGAAAATAAAGAAGCTCGCAAACGAATCGACCTGAACATCGACATGAGCCCGCAGCGGTCGCGTCCGAGGCCaa TCATCGTGATCCAGCTCAGTCCAGCTCCAGCCCCTTCCCAGCGCGCAG CTCTACAGTTACCATTGGCCAACGATGGAGGAAGTCGCTCGTCCTCCTCAGAAAGCTCTCCTCAACACCCCTCGTACCCCAGCAGACCCCGACAAATGCTTACGCTTCCCACCCCACCTTACAGCCTACAGAAAAGCCTAGAGAA tgctgaaattgatcaaaagctgCAGGAAATTATGAAACAAACAGGATATTTAAAGATTGACGGACAG CGTTACCCTGCAGAGGTGACGGATCTGATCAGCGAGGGAGAGATTGGCAGTGGAACCTGTGGGCAGGTGTTTAAAGTTCGCTTTAAGAAGACTGGCCATGTCATCGCAGTTAAG CAAATGAGGAGGACGGGTAATAAAGATGAGAACAAGAGAATCCTCATGGATCTGGATGTTGTATTGAAGAGTCACGACTGTCCGTACATCATTCAGTGCTACGGAGCAATAGTCACCAAT ACGGATGTGTTCATTGCCATGGAACTAATGGGGACGTGTGCAGAGAAGCTGAAGAAGCGGATCCAGGGGCCCATACCGGAGGCCATTCTGGGAAAGATGACTGTGGCC ATTGTAAAGGCTCTGCTTTATCTAAAAGAGAAACATGGTGTCATTCACCGAGACGTGAAGCCATCTAATATCCTGTTGGACGCCAAAGGGCAGATCAAACTGTGTGATTTTGGCATTAGTGGCCGACTGGTAGATTCTAAGGCCAAGACTCGCAGCGCCGGCTGTGCTGCGTACATGGCG cctGAGAGAATAGACCCTCCAGACCCCAGTAAGCCAGACTATGACATCAGAGCTGACGTCTGGAGTCTTGGCATTTCTCTG GTGGAGCTAGCCACGGGACAGTTTCCTTACAAGAACTGCAAGACAGACTTTGAGGTTCTCACCAAAGTTCTGCAAGAGGACCCGCCGGTCCTTCCTCTCAGCATGGGCTTTTCCCCTGACTTTCAGTCCTTCGTCAAAGACTG CCTCACAAAGGATCACAGAAAAAGGCCAAAATACCACAAGCTGCTT GAACACAGTTTCATCCGTCGTTACGAGGTGTCAGAAGTAGACGTGGCGGGTTGGTTCCAGACGGTGATGGAGCGCACAGAGTCTCCTCGCAGCAGTCAGTGCTTCAGCCATCACCAGCTCCACTCTCTCTTCAGCAGGTAG